ttaaaacccgaaTACAATTCAACTGCGACTGATAAAGTAGGACGAGATAGTATATAATTACCGTATAACTCATAATCTtcctaataaaatgaagagcGCATAATGCGCCATTACTCAACAAAGTTTTTCTGAAATGGAATAAACTTCACCTCCAAACACTAACTAAGAAAAATATCTActcctaaaatataaatttcattcaaaatttaaaatcaatgtACACATTACAAGATCGTCATAAGTCATGACTCCTCCCATTCATTTTCGTAACCGAATTAGCCAATTAACTATTTCCCTATTACGCTAATCTTATTCAATCAAACTAATTAGATTTGAAAACGAAAATTATGCTTTTTTAggaaaattcaataataatccaataatCAAACACCAAGCTGTCAAAGACCGCGCGTGCCAACTCCTTTATATCCTTTCTCTTCTATTCATTTCTCTCCAATCCATCTTCAACCTCAagctccctctctctctttctctcttcatcgCCCCTTTTCCTTCCACCCTTTTTCCCCTACGCTTATAGCCCCAAACACCTCAGCTTCTccatcaaacaaaaatgtattCTCGAGAAAAACTATGCAGAAACCAAACCCAAAAGTCAAGAAAAAACGACAAAAATCCGCCTTCTTTCTCCTCCACTCTCCTCGACGAAATCTACCGCTCAATCGACGCCAATGCCGACAACAGAGAAGCCGCGAGAACATCCCTCGTCGAGAAATGGATGGAGAAGGAGAGAGCCGCCGCCGcaatgagaagaaaaaatcaagaacATGTCCAcgaaaacgacgtcgttttctTCAGCTCCACGTCGTCGTCTTCCGACAGCTCTGGCGCCCTCTCCTCTTCCGACACCGAGTTTTTTGCCTCGGCCACCCGGTCCAAGGCGAAGCTCTCCTGCTTCACCACCCGGCCGAAACCGGTCCGGACCGGACCGGCCGAGGATGATTTGATCAAGTCCAAATCGAGGGCGTTGAAGATTTATGCGAATTTGAAGAAAGTTAAGCAGCCGATTTCTCCCGGTGGGAGGCTCACTACCTTTATTAATTCGCTCTTTAGCAATGCAAGTGGGAAGAAGATCGAATCCCGAGACGATAAGTCGTTGTCGTCGTCGACGGCGTGCTCGTCGGCGTCATCGTACTCGCGGTCGTGTTTGAGCAAGTATTCGCCTCGGGAGAAGACGAGGGACGGGGAGCGGAGAAGAGTGAGGTTTGAACCGGTCAATGAAGAAGTCGTTGACCGGCACAAAAATTTGGGTAGTGGGGATTCGGGCCGGTTCGGGCGGCCTCCAC
The genomic region above belongs to Salvia hispanica cultivar TCC Black 2014 chromosome 3, UniMelb_Shisp_WGS_1.0, whole genome shotgun sequence and contains:
- the LOC125216031 gene encoding protein BIG GRAIN 1-like B, translated to MYSREKLCRNQTQKSRKNDKNPPSFSSTLLDEIYRSIDANADNREAARTSLVEKWMEKERAAAAMRRKNQEHVHENDVVFFSSTSSSSDSSGALSSSDTEFFASATRSKAKLSCFTTRPKPVRTGPAEDDLIKSKSRALKIYANLKKVKQPISPGGRLTTFINSLFSNASGKKIESRDDKSLSSSTACSSASSYSRSCLSKYSPREKTRDGERRRVRFEPVNEEVVDRHKNLGSGDSGRFGRPPLPPIELKVGKKAEFIAKRQNTKRVDVLCTDDEEDCLSDSSSDLFELDHLAFFGSNRYSEELPVYETTHFDTNCAIASRLSR